The Actinopolyspora erythraea genome has a segment encoding these proteins:
- the thyX gene encoding FAD-dependent thymidylate synthase, translated as MKIDLISHSVPSMWSITEFMGVDEDATPVDTIPEFGGRACYQSWSKPNPNTRKNEDYLANIIAQGHESVLEHASATFYVQGISRALTHELIRHRHLSFSQISQRFVDGSSSEVVVPPAYRFKEDDSAPTRELKREAQEELYRTFTEVRDSYETLKSIGRELGLSRKENREAARSVIPNASETKIEVTGNMRAWRDVIKRRWHEAADAEIREFAGEILGELRRIAPATFQDIPEVPFS; from the coding sequence ATGAAGATCGATTTGATTTCTCACTCTGTTCCGTCGATGTGGTCGATTACAGAGTTTATGGGCGTTGATGAAGACGCTACTCCGGTAGACACAATTCCTGAGTTTGGCGGACGTGCGTGCTATCAGTCTTGGAGCAAGCCGAATCCAAACACTCGTAAGAACGAGGATTATCTAGCCAACATTATTGCTCAAGGACATGAGTCTGTTCTTGAACATGCAAGTGCGACGTTTTATGTCCAGGGTATTAGTCGTGCGTTGACGCACGAACTGATTAGGCATAGGCACCTGTCATTTTCACAGATCTCACAACGCTTCGTTGATGGTAGTTCCTCGGAAGTAGTTGTTCCTCCTGCGTATCGATTCAAAGAAGACGACAGCGCACCAACGAGGGAGCTGAAGAGGGAGGCACAAGAAGAGCTTTACCGCACATTCACAGAAGTGCGTGACTCATACGAGACTTTGAAGAGCATAGGAAGGGAGCTAGGACTTTCCCGGAAGGAAAATAGGGAAGCAGCTCGTTCGGTAATACCGAATGCTTCCGAGACTAAGATTGAGGTAACCGGCAATATGCGAGCCTGGCGAGACGTTATCAAGCGACGTTGGCACGAAGCGGCCGATGCCGAGATTCGGGAGTTTGCTGGAGAGATTCTAGGAGAGCTTCGCCGTATCGCCCCTGCCACGTTTCAAGACATTCCGGAGGTTCCGTTCTCATGA
- a CDS encoding maleylpyruvate isomerase family mycothiol-dependent enzyme: MTDLEFDHHADEEVARGRPHPEGVLAAVERATARLLTMLEGMDDLSVREPSLLPGWNRAHVISHLARNADGCANLLTWARTGVEHTMYASKQDRDADISEGARRGHRLLVEDLAAASGRLAEAFRTLPSPSWLFEVEVAPGKPVPAREIPRIRLHEVRVHSVDLDFGFGFDDIPRHEIEWLLNDTVRQLGGRPDVPPLALHVEFTDGRGGTWRLGTPGSPEHRVRGSAGTVLGWLLGRTSADGLSGDPPELPPWL, encoded by the coding sequence ATGACCGATCTCGAATTCGACCACCACGCCGACGAGGAAGTGGCGCGAGGTCGCCCGCACCCCGAAGGAGTGCTGGCGGCCGTAGAGCGGGCCACGGCGAGACTGCTGACCATGCTCGAAGGCATGGACGACCTGTCGGTACGCGAGCCCAGTCTGCTGCCCGGCTGGAACCGGGCGCACGTGATCTCACACCTGGCCCGCAACGCCGACGGGTGCGCCAACCTGCTCACGTGGGCGCGCACGGGGGTCGAGCACACCATGTACGCCAGCAAGCAGGACAGGGACGCGGACATATCCGAGGGCGCACGGCGCGGTCACCGACTGCTGGTGGAGGACCTCGCCGCGGCCTCGGGCCGGTTGGCCGAGGCCTTCCGCACGCTCCCGTCCCCGTCGTGGCTCTTCGAGGTGGAGGTGGCCCCCGGCAAGCCCGTGCCCGCACGCGAGATACCGCGAATCCGGCTGCACGAGGTGCGGGTGCACTCGGTGGACCTGGATTTCGGCTTCGGATTCGACGACATTCCGCGCCACGAGATCGAATGGCTGCTCAACGACACCGTTCGCCAGCTCGGCGGTCGCCCCGACGTCCCTCCGCTCGCGCTCCACGTGGAGTTCACGGACGGCAGGGGCGGCACGTGGCGGCTCGGCACGCCGGGATCGCCCGAGCACCGGGTTCGGGGCAGCGCCGGAACGGTTCTGGGGTGGCTGCTGGGCAGGACGAGCGCCGACGGCCTCTCCGGAGATCCGCCCGAGCTGCCGCCGTGGCTGTGA
- a CDS encoding endonuclease/exonuclease/phosphatase family protein: MPRLTIALLGVLLVLPQETPPPKRTDRCAEPIPHVRVMQYNIHSGRDWRGRLDLERTASVIERADADVVALQEVDVHWSERSAWRDQVRVLASALGSRAFFAPVYSLPPNREGAPERRFGLAVLSERPVIATINHPMSRLSTQHPSESPVTLPGFPEVVVDVAGTPLHVYAAHLDHRKEPGTRRIQAREIVATLARDPPGHPQVLLGDLNAASRAPELAPLWTRLRDVAGHRGAATYPARHPAVRLDHIAVSAGIGVNGSGVVSSTASDHLPVTADLTVGPTGRTPPARCAGAGGTAAKQRG; the protein is encoded by the coding sequence GTGCCCCGCCTGACCATCGCACTGCTGGGCGTGCTGCTGGTGTTGCCCCAGGAGACACCCCCGCCGAAGCGGACCGACCGGTGCGCCGAACCGATCCCCCACGTGCGGGTGATGCAGTACAACATCCACTCCGGTCGTGACTGGCGGGGACGGCTGGACCTGGAGCGAACGGCTTCGGTGATCGAACGGGCGGACGCCGACGTGGTCGCGCTGCAGGAAGTGGACGTGCACTGGTCGGAGCGCAGCGCATGGCGCGATCAGGTGAGGGTGCTGGCGAGCGCGCTGGGGTCACGTGCTTTCTTCGCACCCGTCTACTCCCTTCCGCCCAACCGGGAAGGGGCGCCGGAGCGGCGGTTCGGCCTGGCCGTGCTGAGCGAACGACCCGTCATCGCCACGATCAACCACCCGATGTCCAGGCTGAGCACCCAGCACCCCTCGGAATCCCCCGTCACGTTGCCGGGCTTCCCCGAAGTGGTCGTGGACGTGGCCGGTACTCCCCTACACGTGTACGCGGCTCACCTGGACCACCGGAAGGAGCCGGGAACGCGCCGGATCCAGGCGCGGGAGATCGTGGCCACCCTGGCCCGGGACCCTCCGGGACACCCCCAGGTGCTGCTGGGGGACCTCAACGCGGCCTCACGGGCTCCGGAGCTGGCACCGCTCTGGACGCGGTTGCGCGACGTGGCCGGGCACAGGGGCGCGGCCACCTACCCCGCGCGGCACCCCGCTGTTCGGCTCGACCACATAGCGGTCTCCGCCGGGATCGGGGTCAACGGTTCCGGAGTGGTGTCCAGCACGGCCTCCGACCACCTGCCGGTGACCGCGGACCTGACGGTCGGCCCAACCGGGCGGACGCCGCCGGCGCGTTGCGCCGGGGCGGGCGGTACCGCGGCGAAGCAGCGGGGGTGA
- a CDS encoding MBL fold metallo-hydrolase, which yields MEIQENYTGHVRPGGDAARRRLDALTITKISVGRMDNNTYLLTCRRTGDALLVDAADEPERLTDLLGHDQDRPRLRTIVTTHRHPDHWQALGSIAGQTGSYTVAHPEDAEPLPVPPDREVEHGDNIQVGESALEVIHLRGHTPGSIALLYRDPVGHPHLFTGDSLFPGGVGKTGSPEDFRSLIDDVENRVFGVLPDDTWFYPGHGDDSTLGTERPKLAEWRARGW from the coding sequence GTGGAGATCCAGGAGAACTACACCGGACACGTACGGCCGGGCGGTGACGCCGCCCGGCGGCGGCTCGACGCGTTGACCATCACCAAGATTTCCGTGGGGCGGATGGACAACAACACGTACCTGCTCACGTGCAGGCGCACCGGGGACGCGTTGCTGGTCGACGCGGCCGACGAGCCGGAGCGGTTGACCGATCTGCTGGGCCACGACCAGGACCGGCCCCGGTTGCGCACCATCGTCACCACGCACCGGCACCCGGACCACTGGCAGGCGCTGGGCTCCATCGCCGGCCAGACCGGTTCGTACACCGTGGCCCATCCCGAGGACGCGGAACCGCTGCCGGTACCGCCGGACCGGGAGGTCGAGCACGGCGACAACATCCAGGTCGGCGAGTCCGCCCTGGAGGTCATACACCTGCGCGGGCACACACCGGGTTCGATCGCGTTGCTCTATCGTGATCCGGTCGGTCACCCCCACCTGTTCACCGGGGACTCGCTGTTTCCCGGCGGGGTGGGCAAGACCGGCTCGCCGGAGGACTTCCGCTCGCTCATCGACGACGTGGAGAACCGTGTCTTCGGCGTGCTCCCGGACGACACGTGGTTCTACCCCGGCCACGGGGACGACTCGACGCTGGGGACGGAGCGCCCGAAGCTGGCCGAGTGGCGCGCCCGCGGTTGGTGA
- a CDS encoding PepSY-associated TM helix domain-containing protein, whose translation MSRRSSDSPETPSRVRGRRERTARHRAAIRPVLWRVHFLGGLLAAPLVFAMAITGILYAWNPQLEYLLHRKALTAVAEGPDRPLSEQVASARQTRPELRLSSVTPAAPDAPRGEATTAVTLVPVAAGSNRFEKPNGAVTVYVDPASAEVTGSVLEANRPDEWLRNLHSNFRIGKFAEPISELAASWLLVSVLTGLVLWWPRGNRALGRNFRFRIPGRSRWRSLHGLVGVAASAGLVLFIVTGLTWTTYAGSWVDLARGQFDSDSPEVSTVLDRTGGPGSEDSALSGADSTDTAGTPPGIDRVAAAARESELTGIVVLEPPKEPGRAWTAEEDDSSWPVEQSAVAVDGTTGDVVDRVDWEDYPLLAKATSLGIDFHQAELFGLATQLLLTALAVALLVLIVAGYRVWLLRRPSGSLGAPPRVGSLLREAPVSVLLGFALLMVLLPVLAITLLGYLAVERVVRSARRPSTG comes from the coding sequence GTGTCCCGACGATCATCCGACTCTCCCGAGACTCCTTCCCGAGTTCGTGGCAGGAGGGAACGAACCGCACGTCACCGCGCGGCGATACGGCCGGTGTTGTGGCGGGTGCACTTCCTGGGCGGACTGCTCGCCGCCCCGCTGGTGTTCGCCATGGCGATAACCGGAATTCTGTACGCCTGGAACCCCCAGCTGGAGTACCTGCTGCACCGGAAGGCCCTCACAGCCGTGGCCGAAGGCCCGGACCGCCCGTTGAGCGAGCAGGTCGCCTCGGCACGTCAAACACGTCCCGAACTGCGATTATCCTCGGTGACTCCCGCCGCCCCCGACGCCCCGCGCGGGGAGGCGACCACGGCGGTCACCCTCGTGCCCGTCGCCGCCGGGTCGAACAGGTTCGAGAAACCGAACGGAGCGGTCACCGTTTACGTCGACCCGGCTTCGGCCGAGGTCACCGGCAGCGTGCTCGAGGCGAACCGGCCGGACGAATGGCTGCGCAACCTGCACTCCAACTTCCGCATCGGCAAGTTCGCCGAACCGATCTCCGAACTGGCCGCGAGCTGGCTGCTGGTCTCGGTCCTCACGGGACTCGTGCTGTGGTGGCCACGTGGCAACCGAGCACTCGGCCGCAACTTCCGGTTCCGGATACCGGGGCGGTCTCGGTGGCGTTCGCTGCACGGTCTCGTGGGGGTCGCGGCCTCGGCGGGGCTGGTGCTGTTCATCGTCACCGGACTGACGTGGACCACCTACGCGGGTTCCTGGGTGGACCTCGCCCGCGGCCAGTTCGACTCCGACTCACCCGAGGTCTCCACGGTGCTGGACCGAACCGGTGGACCCGGTTCCGAGGACTCCGCCCTCTCCGGAGCAGATTCCACGGACACGGCGGGGACACCACCCGGCATCGACCGGGTCGCCGCTGCCGCGCGGGAGTCGGAACTGACGGGGATCGTGGTGCTCGAACCTCCGAAGGAACCCGGCCGCGCCTGGACAGCGGAGGAGGACGACAGCAGTTGGCCGGTCGAGCAGAGCGCCGTCGCGGTGGACGGTACCACCGGTGACGTCGTCGACCGGGTCGACTGGGAGGACTACCCGCTGTTGGCCAAGGCCACCTCGCTGGGTATCGACTTCCATCAGGCCGAGCTGTTCGGGCTCGCCACCCAGTTGCTGTTGACCGCGCTCGCCGTGGCGCTGCTGGTACTGATCGTGGCGGGCTACCGCGTCTGGTTGCTGCGCAGACCCTCCGGATCGCTCGGCGCTCCACCACGCGTGGGTTCGCTGCTGCGCGAGGCTCCGGTATCGGTGCTGCTCGGCTTCGCCCTCCTCATGGTGCTACTGCCCGTGCTCGCGATCACGTTGCTGGGGTATCTGGCCGTCGAAAGGGTGGTGCGCTCGGCGCGTCGTCCCTCGACGGGATAG
- a CDS encoding SDR family NAD(P)-dependent oxidoreductase: MTREFADDPTGFVDLSGSTALVTGAGSGIGLACARRLATAGCLVHVLDHDEHAATAAAGEVDGRAQVLNLADESGIARLPAEVDILVNNAGLQHVAPIHEFPTDVFTRIQRVMVTAPFLLMRHCLPHMYRRGWGRVINISSVHGVRASADKSAYVAAKHALEGLSKVAALEGGPHGVTSNCVDPGYVRTPLLEGQLAAQARSNDIPEHEVAERVFLRHSAIKRLIEPEEVAAVVGWLCGPGSDYLTGAAIPIDGAWTAR, from the coding sequence ATGACGAGGGAGTTCGCTGACGACCCCACTGGATTCGTCGATCTTTCCGGTTCGACCGCACTGGTCACCGGAGCGGGCAGCGGGATCGGACTCGCCTGCGCGAGACGACTGGCCACCGCTGGCTGCCTGGTGCACGTGCTGGATCACGACGAGCACGCGGCGACCGCGGCCGCCGGCGAGGTCGACGGTCGGGCGCAAGTGCTGAATCTGGCCGACGAGTCCGGAATCGCTCGGCTGCCCGCCGAGGTGGACATCCTGGTCAACAACGCGGGCCTGCAGCACGTGGCACCGATCCACGAGTTCCCCACCGACGTCTTCACCCGCATCCAGCGGGTCATGGTCACCGCGCCGTTCCTGCTGATGCGCCACTGCCTGCCGCACATGTACCGCAGGGGATGGGGACGCGTGATCAACATCTCCAGCGTGCACGGGGTGCGGGCCAGTGCCGACAAGTCGGCCTACGTGGCCGCCAAGCACGCGTTGGAAGGGCTGAGCAAGGTGGCCGCGCTGGAAGGCGGTCCACACGGGGTCACCAGCAACTGCGTAGACCCCGGTTACGTGCGCACCCCGCTGCTGGAAGGGCAGCTCGCCGCCCAGGCGCGCAGCAACGACATCCCCGAGCACGAGGTCGCCGAACGAGTCTTCCTCCGGCACAGCGCGATCAAACGACTCATCGAGCCGGAGGAGGTCGCCGCGGTGGTCGGCTGGCTCTGCGGGCCGGGTTCCGACTACCTCACCGGGGCCGCCATACCGATCGACGGGGCCTGGACGGCCCGGTGA
- a CDS encoding DNA polymerase, giving the protein MIQYTHLVEGDEVTINRVENYEDLEDFRNFIRQNINILASDSETTGLDMYSDDFGVRLVQFGNPMEAYVVPVELGGQFVEDVTRALRGIQHLIFQNGGFDLQVFDRHLGVRMEDLWPRISDTKILAHLVEPRNGSEGGIDKGLDPLTAGLIDSEVAENVKGLMTKLAKEYKTTKAKIWSTIDLDHPEYNLYAGMDTILAARLYRKLIPRIPESSKQPFTVGNRTFSGLVEFEHHVAEICSYMERTGYLLDVEYSERLSQKLVEEEEYYKEVARSYGCENVNSTTQLADALEDMGVRITGRTEKGNRKVDKNVLKELSEGGNELATATIKAKKAGKWRKTWVSTFLNDRDSEDRCHPNIRSLQARTARMSITGIPAQTLPASDWMIRRCFVSDPGHFTGSIDYKTQELRVLAALAGEEKMMEVFKKEDGNLHLATARAAFGDHVQKDTKEYKAGKGTNFAVVFGGTWRAVHEQFGVDKDAAKTAVETFWNTYPSVKRYAERLQREAKAKGYITTPIGRRLPVDPNRAYSALNYMVQSTSRDVTCRGLVRLHQAGFTPYLRLPIHDEVVVSIPQEHAEWGVKRIGELMSERFGPVDILTDPSVSGKSWGHEYMKDKNDNPDTELIAQADKEIKEAGLW; this is encoded by the coding sequence TTGATCCAGTACACACACCTTGTTGAAGGTGATGAGGTAACCATCAATCGAGTAGAAAATTATGAGGATCTAGAAGACTTCCGGAACTTTATTCGTCAGAATATCAACATCCTTGCCTCTGACTCCGAGACAACCGGACTCGATATGTACTCCGATGATTTCGGAGTACGTCTTGTTCAGTTCGGTAATCCAATGGAAGCATACGTTGTTCCGGTAGAGCTGGGAGGGCAGTTCGTAGAGGACGTAACACGAGCACTCCGAGGTATCCAACATCTGATCTTTCAGAACGGAGGTTTTGACCTCCAGGTTTTTGATAGGCACCTAGGTGTACGGATGGAAGATCTTTGGCCGAGGATCTCGGATACGAAGATCCTCGCTCATCTGGTTGAACCACGGAACGGCTCTGAAGGTGGAATTGATAAAGGGCTCGATCCTCTAACCGCTGGACTGATTGATTCGGAGGTAGCCGAAAACGTCAAAGGTCTCATGACCAAACTTGCCAAGGAATACAAGACGACGAAGGCTAAGATCTGGTCAACGATTGATCTCGATCATCCTGAGTACAACTTGTATGCGGGGATGGATACGATTCTTGCTGCGAGGCTGTACCGGAAGCTGATTCCTCGTATTCCGGAAAGCTCGAAGCAACCGTTCACGGTTGGGAACCGAACGTTTTCCGGTTTGGTGGAGTTCGAACATCATGTTGCAGAGATTTGCTCATATATGGAGCGGACAGGGTATCTCCTTGATGTGGAGTACTCTGAGAGGCTCTCTCAGAAGCTGGTTGAAGAGGAGGAGTATTACAAGGAGGTAGCCCGAAGCTACGGCTGTGAGAACGTCAACTCCACGACTCAGCTCGCAGACGCACTGGAGGATATGGGAGTTCGGATTACCGGACGTACCGAGAAGGGAAACCGCAAAGTCGATAAGAACGTGTTGAAGGAGCTGTCGGAAGGAGGAAACGAGCTAGCCACTGCCACGATCAAGGCGAAAAAAGCTGGCAAGTGGCGTAAAACGTGGGTGAGTACATTCCTCAACGATCGTGACTCCGAGGACAGGTGTCACCCGAATATCCGGAGCCTTCAGGCTCGCACTGCGAGGATGTCGATTACCGGTATCCCTGCTCAGACTCTTCCGGCTTCAGATTGGATGATCCGGAGGTGTTTCGTGTCCGACCCTGGACATTTCACGGGATCGATCGACTACAAGACTCAGGAACTCAGGGTTCTTGCTGCTCTAGCAGGCGAGGAAAAGATGATGGAGGTTTTTAAGAAGGAGGATGGAAACCTCCACCTCGCTACCGCACGGGCAGCGTTCGGAGACCATGTTCAGAAAGACACAAAGGAGTACAAGGCCGGGAAGGGAACGAACTTCGCTGTTGTCTTCGGTGGAACCTGGAGGGCAGTACACGAACAGTTTGGGGTTGACAAAGACGCTGCCAAGACAGCGGTAGAAACGTTCTGGAACACCTATCCTTCGGTGAAGAGGTATGCGGAGAGACTTCAGAGGGAGGCTAAGGCAAAGGGTTATATTACGACTCCGATAGGCCGTAGGCTCCCTGTCGATCCGAATCGAGCGTACTCAGCCTTGAATTATATGGTTCAGAGCACGTCTCGTGACGTGACCTGTAGGGGATTGGTTCGGCTCCATCAAGCTGGATTCACTCCCTATCTTCGGTTGCCGATTCACGATGAGGTTGTCGTTTCTATTCCTCAGGAGCACGCGGAATGGGGAGTAAAGAGGATCGGTGAACTCATGTCCGAACGATTCGGACCGGTGGATATCCTGACTGATCCTTCCGTTTCCGGGAAGAGTTGGGGACATGAGTATATGAAGGATAAGAACGATAATCCTGATACTGAGCTGATCGCTCAGGCAGACAAGGAAATTAAGGAGGCTGGTCTTTGGTGA
- a CDS encoding DUF397 domain-containing protein, translating into MPYNWRKSSRSGQGNNCVEVGRTPNGAAVRDTKDRSAGYFTTTGQQWSAFIDAVKNQRFD; encoded by the coding sequence ATGCCGTATAACTGGCGTAAGAGCAGCCGCAGCGGGCAGGGTAACAACTGCGTCGAAGTCGGACGCACCCCGAACGGCGCCGCCGTCCGCGACACCAAGGATCGATCGGCCGGATACTTCACTACCACTGGTCAGCAGTGGTCGGCCTTCATCGACGCGGTGAAGAACCAGCGGTTCGACTGA
- a CDS encoding deoxycytidylate deaminase, with the protein MSKPTWDEYFLQGAEWAASRSDCERSKVGALVVNDKRVRSTGYNGAPAGREGCRNCPRLTSKVASGTSYSTGEGLCVAVHAEANALLYCNREDLPGATLYITREPCFDCSKLIAATGIRRVVTPNGDVIV; encoded by the coding sequence TTGAGTAAACCGACATGGGATGAATACTTCTTGCAGGGCGCGGAATGGGCCGCGTCCCGCTCTGACTGTGAGCGATCTAAAGTAGGTGCGCTAGTTGTCAATGACAAACGGGTACGGTCTACTGGATACAATGGGGCTCCTGCCGGACGAGAAGGTTGCCGAAATTGCCCGCGCCTCACAAGTAAAGTGGCCTCGGGAACCTCGTACTCCACCGGAGAGGGTTTATGTGTCGCAGTACACGCAGAAGCAAACGCATTGTTGTACTGCAATAGAGAAGATCTGCCAGGAGCAACGTTGTACATCACACGAGAACCATGCTTCGATTGCTCGAAGCTGATTGCAGCAACCGGAATCCGACGAGTCGTCACACCGAACGGAGATGTCATTGTCTGA
- a CDS encoding helix-turn-helix domain-containing protein, protein MQYSEGVNVAGSARQIYLGQQLRDLRRSAGLSLDDVAERLERNRTTIGHWERGATRVSAQDLEALLTMYEVSEELAEQLRELRRDSHKRGWWHSYKLPSFVKPFLSFESEAVEVFNFELGTIPGLLQTEEYARATHESGRLELSDEELREWVEARIRRQARLDPGGGLTLHTVIAEEALRRVVGSPDLMVRQIEYLEEMSKKSSVNLRVLPFKHGSHVGIHGPIMVLRSSDPHHGEVAYSDTPLGGHIIDDSRDVAELSRLYSSLEAQALPHTASYRMLRTIARDHVSAKE, encoded by the coding sequence GTGCAGTACTCTGAAGGGGTGAATGTGGCAGGATCAGCACGTCAGATATACCTAGGTCAGCAGCTCAGAGACCTACGGCGATCCGCAGGTCTGTCGCTAGACGACGTAGCGGAGAGGTTGGAGCGGAACAGGACAACCATCGGACATTGGGAGCGCGGTGCGACTCGTGTCAGTGCTCAGGATCTAGAGGCACTGCTGACTATGTACGAGGTATCCGAGGAGCTCGCTGAGCAACTTCGAGAGCTTCGCCGAGACAGTCATAAACGCGGGTGGTGGCACAGTTACAAACTTCCCAGCTTTGTGAAACCGTTTCTTTCTTTTGAATCAGAGGCGGTTGAGGTGTTCAACTTCGAGTTGGGAACGATACCGGGACTACTCCAAACCGAGGAGTACGCAAGAGCCACACACGAATCCGGACGTTTAGAACTGTCCGACGAAGAACTACGTGAGTGGGTAGAGGCACGGATTCGGAGGCAGGCACGACTAGATCCAGGAGGAGGGCTCACCCTGCACACTGTGATAGCGGAGGAGGCTCTCCGCAGAGTGGTTGGATCTCCTGACCTCATGGTGAGGCAGATAGAGTACCTGGAGGAGATGAGCAAGAAATCATCTGTGAACCTCCGAGTGCTGCCGTTTAAACACGGTTCACACGTCGGTATTCACGGACCCATTATGGTGCTTCGGAGCTCAGACCCTCATCATGGAGAGGTGGCGTACAGTGATACGCCTCTAGGTGGGCACATCATCGACGACTCGCGAGATGTCGCAGAGCTCTCCCGGCTCTACAGCTCGCTAGAGGCTCAGGCACTCCCGCATACAGCGTCCTACCGGATGCTTCGTACCATTGCACGTGACCACGTTAGTGCAAAGGAGTAA
- a CDS encoding carbon starvation CstA family protein, producing MPAIVPALVVLGIFALGYRYYSAYLARRVYGLDPEFVTPAHHKGDGVDFVPTNKHVLFGHHFTSVAGAAPIVGPAIAVFWGWGPALLWITFGTIFAAGAHDFGSLVVSVRHRAESIGTLARDVISKRARTLFLLIIFFLLTLVNAVFAVVIANLFVANPAAVLPVVIQVPLAIGIGQYVYHTRSSAFLPSIVGVVVLYLTILLGMAFPVSLDPLAATLGVEPRTLWVVFLFAYTFIASRLPVWVLLQPRDYINSHQLFIGLAVILLGVVVGFDRIVAPAINDVPAGSPSWFPFLFVTIACGAVSGFHSLVSSGTSSKQLGKETDARYIGYMGAVGEGSLALAAVLAVTAGAVGSTVEWNNLYSSFAKASDGATQNFVEGVAGFANNLGLPVSFGLVFATIMVISFAATTMDTGVRLQRYVVQEIGEITRVRPLARNMTLASTVAVVIPLAMALLPGGGEQGYTFGVLWQLFGTTNQLTAGLALAVVAVWVTKNRRNPLAVLIPLLFLLVMTTWALALNLVEFVNQQQWVLAPLDVIIFLLAVWLIVEAAVALRKAMHTRNTAETSESEYATEG from the coding sequence ATGCCCGCGATCGTTCCGGCCCTGGTCGTTCTGGGGATCTTCGCTCTCGGATACCGATACTATTCGGCCTATCTGGCGCGCCGCGTGTACGGTTTGGATCCCGAGTTCGTCACCCCCGCCCACCACAAGGGTGACGGAGTCGACTTCGTACCGACGAACAAGCACGTGCTGTTCGGACACCACTTCACCTCGGTGGCCGGCGCCGCACCGATCGTGGGACCCGCCATAGCGGTGTTCTGGGGATGGGGTCCGGCACTGCTGTGGATCACTTTCGGCACGATCTTCGCGGCGGGCGCGCACGACTTCGGTTCCCTGGTCGTCTCGGTACGGCACCGGGCGGAGAGCATCGGGACACTGGCCCGCGACGTGATCAGCAAGCGCGCTCGCACCCTGTTCCTGCTGATCATCTTCTTTCTGCTGACCCTGGTCAACGCGGTGTTCGCCGTGGTCATAGCCAACCTGTTCGTGGCCAACCCGGCCGCCGTGCTGCCCGTGGTGATACAGGTGCCCCTGGCCATCGGGATCGGTCAGTACGTCTACCACACCCGCTCATCGGCGTTCTTACCCTCGATCGTGGGGGTCGTCGTGCTGTACCTGACCATTCTGCTGGGGATGGCCTTCCCCGTGTCGCTGGACCCGCTCGCGGCCACGCTCGGGGTGGAGCCCAGGACCCTGTGGGTGGTGTTCCTGTTCGCCTACACGTTCATCGCCTCCCGACTCCCGGTGTGGGTCCTGCTGCAGCCCAGGGACTACATCAACTCCCACCAGTTGTTCATCGGACTCGCCGTGATCCTGCTGGGAGTCGTCGTCGGTTTCGACCGAATAGTCGCCCCCGCGATCAACGACGTGCCCGCCGGTTCTCCGAGCTGGTTCCCGTTCCTGTTCGTTACCATCGCCTGCGGCGCGGTCTCCGGCTTCCACAGCCTGGTCTCGTCGGGAACGTCGTCCAAGCAGTTGGGCAAGGAAACCGACGCCCGCTACATCGGCTACATGGGAGCCGTCGGTGAGGGCTCCCTCGCGCTGGCCGCCGTGCTGGCCGTCACCGCGGGTGCTGTGGGCTCGACCGTCGAGTGGAACAACCTCTACTCCAGCTTCGCCAAGGCCTCCGACGGCGCCACCCAGAACTTCGTGGAGGGCGTGGCCGGATTCGCCAACAACCTCGGGCTTCCGGTCAGTTTCGGGCTGGTGTTCGCCACGATCATGGTGATCAGCTTCGCCGCCACCACGATGGACACGGGAGTTCGACTGCAGCGTTACGTGGTGCAGGAGATCGGTGAGATCACCAGGGTTCGCCCGCTGGCGCGCAACATGACGCTGGCAAGCACGGTGGCCGTGGTGATCCCGCTTGCGATGGCACTGCTACCGGGGGGCGGCGAACAAGGCTACACCTTCGGTGTGCTCTGGCAACTGTTCGGTACCACCAACCAGCTCACCGCCGGTCTCGCACTGGCCGTGGTGGCCGTTTGGGTGACCAAGAACAGGCGCAACCCGCTGGCCGTGCTGATTCCCCTGCTGTTCCTGCTGGTGATGACCACGTGGGCGCTCGCGCTGAACCTCGTCGAATTCGTCAACCAGCAGCAGTGGGTGCTCGCACCGCTCGACGTGATCATCTTCCTGTTGGCGGTCTGGCTGATCGTGGAAGCGGCCGTGGCACTGCGCAAGGCGATGCACACCCGGAACACCGCGGAGACGTCCGAAAGCGAGTACGCCACCGAGGGATGA